The Paenibacillus sp. FSL R7-0345 DNA segment CCCTGCAGGCGATTTCCACCAAGGCGCTCAAGAACAACAATGATGATATCGTTGAAATGGTCGATAATCTGGCGCTGACCCTCAGATATTGTATCAGCGGGCGGGATGTCGTGCAGGCAAGCGAGGAGCTGCGGCATATTGAGCGTTATCTGGCTCTGCAAAAAGCCCGGTTCGGCAGCCGGATGCAGGTGGTCTTCGATTGGGATGAGAGCCTGATGGAGCTGCGGATTCCCAAGTTGTCCGTGCAGACACTGGTGGAGAACTGCATCAAGCATGCTCTGGAAAAAGTATCGGCTACTGTCACCATCCGGATTGAAGCGCATGTAACGCCGGCCTACAGTGTGATTTCGGTGACGGACGACGGGCCGGGAATGACGGCGGAGCGTCTGGAGGAGGTGCTGGGCTCGCTGCAGATCCAGTGGGATGAGGAGACCCGTGCTGAGACAGCCGGGGAGGAAGGAGGGCAGGAGAGCATCGGGCTCAAAAATCTGAATACCCGGCTTAAGCTGCTGTACGGGGATGAAGCCGGACTGCTTATAACGAGTGAGGGAAACGGAACGACAATGGATATTCTTTTACCGCGGGGAGGCCAATAACAACATGTATAAAGTGCTGATCATTGATGATGAGGAGCCGCTGCGCGAAGCGATTCATATTCTGGGTGACTGGAAGGGGCTGGGGATCGGCGAGGTGCTGGAGGCGACTAACGGCAGGGCCGGACTGGAGATGCTGCGGGAGCATAAAATAGATCTGGCTCTGGTCGATATGAAAATGCCGGAGCTCGGCGGCAGCGAGCTGCTGCAGATTGCGGAGCGCGAGTTTCCCGAGCTGCTGCTGATTGTAATCAGCGGTTACAATGATTTCGAATATACCCGGCAGGCGATCCGCTCCAAGGTGGTCGATTATCTGCTGAAGCCGGTGAACCGCGGTGATCTCAACAGTGCACTGCGTAAGGCTGTAGATATGCTGGAGGCCAGGAAGCGCAAGCAGAGTGAGTTCATCACGCAAAACATTACTTTGAATATGTCCGTACCGAAGCTCAAGGAGAAAATGTACCTGTCTATTCTGGAGCGGGGCTTCAAGAACCAGTCTAATGAGGCTTTTCTGCCCTTGATCGGAGCCGATTCAGCCGGCAGCCAGTTCACGGCCGGCATCCTGCGGCTGCTCAATCTGGAGCAGGTGCGCCGCGCACGGTTTCATGATGACCGGGATCTGATGCATTTTGCCGTGACCAATGTGATTAATGAGAACAGCGGCGGCGGCTTTGAGGCTTTCAGCTTTGTGAACCCGAAGAATGAGCGCGAGCTGATTGCGGTGTTTACGATGAAACAGGGCTATGAAGAGGATGCCGCCTTCCATTCCATACATCAGCTGAAAAAGGCTGCTGCGACGTTGAAGGAGCTGTTCGGTATAGTCTGTGCCGGTGCGGTCGGGGCTACATATGGTGATTATCTGGAGCTCGCCGGCTCCTATGATACAGCAAAAGCGCGGCTGGATGAGATTGACCTGCTGCAATTGAAGGGGCCGCTCGTGGCCGGTGGCGGCGCTGCCGTACAGGAATTCAAGGACAGTCCTTCCCTGACCGGGCGGATGCCGCAGATCCGCAGCATTATGGAGAGCGGAAATGCCGCCCATGCCAAAAGCATTCTGAACGAGTTCACCCAAAAATGGCGCTCCTCCGCCCGTTTCAGCCTGGGCGATGCGGAGCGGACGCTCCGCGAATTTCTGATTCTGCTCGGTGATATTGCCGGGGAGCTGGACGAGCTGCCTCCGCTGCTCCGCAGTGTGAAGAACAAAGGGCTTGCCGCACTGGGTATCAGCGGTGATTAC contains these protein-coding regions:
- a CDS encoding helix-turn-helix domain-containing protein encodes the protein MYKVLIIDDEEPLREAIHILGDWKGLGIGEVLEATNGRAGLEMLREHKIDLALVDMKMPELGGSELLQIAEREFPELLLIVISGYNDFEYTRQAIRSKVVDYLLKPVNRGDLNSALRKAVDMLEARKRKQSEFITQNITLNMSVPKLKEKMYLSILERGFKNQSNEAFLPLIGADSAGSQFTAGILRLLNLEQVRRARFHDDRDLMHFAVTNVINENSGGGFEAFSFVNPKNERELIAVFTMKQGYEEDAAFHSIHQLKKAAATLKELFGIVCAGAVGATYGDYLELAGSYDTAKARLDEIDLLQLKGPLVAGGGAAVQEFKDSPSLTGRMPQIRSIMESGNAAHAKSILNEFTQKWRSSARFSLGDAERTLREFLILLGDIAGELDELPPLLRSVKNKGLAALGISGDYASFTQFEALLNEILDAYAGEISRSLAGNRSGVLENIKAYIDNHYFENIKISMFTDKYFLSREYLMKLFKGKYGCGIHEYVQKVRMDKAKELLADPALKVQDISEMLGYKDKNYFSKAFRNYYDCSPSEFRTGTLEAEK